TGTTTAATTATTCATAAGGATAGATTAAATGATTTATCGGCTTTGGTAGGTCGATTACAAGAAAAAAATGTGGTAATTTATGCTGATAATAATTCCTTTAAAGCCATTCAGGAAACTTATCCCAATTCTCTTTTATGCAAAGCCGATTTAGAATCGTATGGAACTGAATTTTTAAGCCATAAAATGTCGATTAAGACAGTAAATAATTTTCAGGAAGCACTAGATCATATCTATCGTTACAGTTCAAAACACAGCGAAGCAATAATTAGCGAAAACAATGACATTATAAATGCCTTTTATTCTAGTGTTGATGCCGCTGCAGTTTATTGTAATACTTCAACTGCATTTACCGATGGTGCACAATTTGGCTTAGGTGCCGAAATTGGAATTAGTACTCAAAAGTTACACGCCAGAGGTCCAATGGCCCTAGAAGAACTTACCTCTTACAAATGGCTTATTGCCGGCAATGGACAAATAAGAGAATAATTCAAACGCTTTTAAAACTATAGATTAAATGGGAGATTCAGCATTGGCGGATCTCCTTTTTTCATGGAAAGTTCGAAGAAATAATAAAAGTACAATCAGTTATTTTGCTCAAAATTTTAAGTCAATTATCTGCGAATAGAGATTATTGTATTTTTATATGTCGATTCGCAATATAAAAGCGCTTTTTAAAACAAAATATGCTTTCTAAGAATTCTACAAATATTTAATTTCAAGAGATAGTTTTTATTAATTTTGGCGTCTTAAAATACAATATATTATATGAAGCAGAACTATTACCAAAATCGCATAAAAGCATTCAGAAAAGAAACGGCTATTCTTCAAAAAACAAATAAAAGGCTATCCGCATTTCGCTTACTTAGCGCAGTAGCTACATTTGTTTTGTTCTATCTTATTCTTCCCTACTCTATGTTAGCTGCTATATCTGTAGCTGTAGTTCTTATTAGTGCTTTAAGTTATTTTGTGCGCAAATACGGTAAAAATGATAAAAAAATAAAAGAATTGAATCGCTTGGCCGATATTAATGCTAACGAAATTTCATGTTTAAATACCAGGCACAATGATCTTTTTTATAATGGAAAAGAATATTTAGAAGCAAATCATCCCTATGCCTCGGATCTTGATATTTATGGCTCTCATTCCTTATTTCAGTTAATTAATAGGTGTGTGAGTAAAAGTGGAAACGATAGTCTGGGAAAATGCTTAAATGAACCCTCTGCGAATAAGCTTATTAAAGAAAGACAGGAAGCTGTAAAAGAATTAAGCACACAAATTGACTGGCGCCAAAATATTATCCAATACGGTTTATCTAAAAAATTAAAAAATGACAATCCTGATTTTGTAAGTGATTGGGGAAAAATGCCTTCTCCATTTCATAATAACAAAGGTTTATTTAGGGTGATCTCTATACTCCCGTTTTTTTCGTTTGCGGCTATTATTTATTCATTTATAGGATCGTCGATTCCCCTGTTACTTCTTTTTGTTCTTAGTTTTGCTATTCATTATCGCAACAATAAAAATGTAAATAAAGCTCATAACAACACCTCTAACAAAGGTAACATGCTTAGAATTTATGCTTTTATTATCGAAGAATTTGAAAATCGAACCTGGGAATCAAAAAAATTAGTTTCCCTTAAGAATAATCTGAAAAGCAAAGACTTAAGTGCCTCAAAAAAAATAAGACGCTTGTCGCGATTAATCGAAATGCTCGATCAGCGCAACAATATGCTTGTTCAAATAATTTTTAATGCTTTGTTCTTTTACGATCTGCATTTGTTGTACCGAATAGATAAATGGAAAACAAACTATGGTCACGAAATCGAAAACTGGTTTACAAGTATTGGAGAAATTGAAACATTATCGAGCTTTGCCAATCTTAGCTTTAATCATCCCGAATGGATATTTCCTAAAGTAACAGATGAACATTTTAAGTTGGCAATGAAAGAAGCAGGTCACCCTTTGATTGATGAAAATGTTCGTGTAAATAACGATTACGAACTAAAGGGTCCTGGAGTTATTCATATTGTTACCGGATCGAATATGGCTGGGAAGAGTACATTTTTGCGTACCATTGGTGTAAATGTGGTACTTGCATTAAGCGGCGCTCCGGTTTGCGCAAAAGAAATGCAGGTTTCAAATGTCGAAGTAAATACTTCTATGAGAATTAAGGATTCCATAGAAGATAATGAATCTTCGTTCTATGCCGAACTTAAAAGAATTCAGCAGGTTCTTGAAAAAGTAAATAAACAGGAAAATACCCTGCTTTTGCTCGATGAAATATTGAGAGGAACCAATTCTAAAGACAAGCATACCGGATCGAGAGCATTAATTAAGCAACTGGTAAAACACAATGCTGTTGGTTTGGTTGCCACTCACGATTTAGAATTATCTGTTTTAGAGAATGAATTACCGGGTAAGGTCGAAAATAGATTTTTCGATATTAAAATTGATGGAGATGAGTTGTATTTCGATTATAAAGTTCAGCATGGATTCTGCAAAACCTTTAATGCCCCTATTTTAATGAAGAAAATGGGAATTGAGATGGAGTTGATAAGCAATGAATAATTGACAATTAATAATGAAGAATTACAAAAAAATCCGAACCAGCTTGGTTCGGATTTTTTATTTGATCTCTTGATTGAGATTTATGCTATTTTTTTCTTTAGGTTTTTAATCAATAAATAAGCTCCCAAAAGCACAAATGGAATACTTAGCCATTGTCCCATATTTAAAGCCATACCTTCTTCGAATGCTTCCTGATTTTCTTTGATGAACTCGATAAAGAAACGAGCTGTAAAAATCATCACTAAAAATGCCCCAAAAATCATACCTGAGCGTTTTTTCGCATCGGTTTTCCAATACATATACATTAGTACACCGAAAGAAATTAGGTAACAAATAGATTCATATAACTGTGCCGGATGGCGAGGTGAATTTGGTTCAAAAATGGAAGCTCTCACGAATTGGAATCCCCAAGATAAACCTGTTTGTGTTCCAATAATTTCCGAATTCATAAGGTTACCAAAACGAATAAAACAACCTGCTAAAGCCACAGGAATTACTACAAAATCTAATATCCATAAAATTGACTTTTTGCTTACATTTTTAGAATAAAACCAAAGTGCAATAATAATTCCTATTGCGGCTCCGTGAGAAGCTAATCCTCCATGCCAAACCTTTAATATTTCGCCCGGATGCTGCGAATAAAATTCCCATCCATAGAAAAATACATGTCCTAAACGAGCGCCAACAACTGTTGCAATCATGGTGTAAAGGAATAGTTTATCGAGCCATTCGAGCTTAATTCCTTCTTTTTTGAACATTTTTTCGACAATATAATAGCCTAATAAAAAGCCAAGAGCAAAAAGTAATCCATACCAACGAACCGAAATGGTCCCAAATATCCACCAGTTTATGGGTAGATTAAAAATTTCTGGATCAACATCCCAAAGTATTGATAGTAACATGTTATAAGATTTTAGATTTTAGTCCCGATTGTTATCGAAATGAGAACTGAGCTACAATTTACTCAATTCTCATTAACTCATTCATTCTTTAACTTATTATCTGGCTTAAGCCGATACACCTTTACCGTGGCAATGCTTAAACTTCTTGCCGCTACCACAAGGACAAGGCTCATTGCGTCCTACTTTTTGAACATTTCGAACTGGTTCGGCTTTTTGTGGAGCTTGTTTATGGCGTCCATCAGAACTTAATTCTTCTTTGGTAGTTTTTAGCTTACTCATATCACGCTTGCGTTCTTCAGCCTGACGAACTTCTTCAGGATCTTGCAAAGGAATATGCCCTTTCATTAAACTGGAAATTACCTTTTTATTTACATCTTCGATCATTACTTTAAATAAGTTGAAGGATTCAAATTTGTAAATTAAAAGTGGATCTTTTTGCTCATAAGAAGCATTCTGTACCGATTGTTTCAAGTCATCCATTTCGCGCAAATGCTCTTTCCATGAATCGTCGATTGTTGCCAAAATAGAAACTTTTTCGAATGATCTCATTACATCTTCAGCTTCAGTATCGTATGCTTTCTTTAAATGAGTTACCACATTAAACATTTTCGATCCGTCGCTAAAAGGAACAACTATATTCTCATACATTTCTGCTTTTGCCTCATATACATTCTTGATTACAGGATATGCCTGTTTAGCAATAGCTTCGGTTTTTCTTTTGTAAGTATCCTGTACAATATCATTAATTTTTTCGGCAATTGCAGCAGGAGCTTCCTTCATAAACTCTTCTTCTGTTATTGGCGATTCTATTGAGAAAGTACGAATTAATTCCATTTTAAAGTCCTCAAAATCGTCACCATGATATTCGTTTACAATTGCTTCCGACACATCATACATCATGTTAGCAATGTCAACCTGAATACGTTCTCCGAATAATGCATGACGGCGACGTTTGTAAATTACTTCACGCTGAGAGTTCATTACATCATCGTACTCAAGTAAACGCTTACGAATACCAAAGTTATTTTCTTCTACTTTCTTTTGAGCTCGTTCAATTGATTTGGTAATCATGCTATGCTGAATTACCTCTCCATCTTCCAGACCCATACGGTCCATTAGTTTCACAATACGATCGGAGCTAAACAAACGCATTAAATCATCTTCAAGGGAAACAAAGAACTGAGAAGAACCTACATCTCCCTGACGACCGGCACGACCACGTAACTGACGGTCTACACGACGTGAATCGTGACGTTCGGTACCAATAATAGCCAAACCACCTGCAGCTTTTACTTCATCGCTTAATTTAATATCGGTACCACGACCAGCCATATTGGTAGCAATGGTAACGGTTCCTGCCTGACCGGCTTCTGCAACAATATCAGCTTCGCGCTGGTGTAATTTTGCATTCAGTACATTGTGTTTTATTCCACGAATTTTAAGCATACGACCTAATAATTCAGAAATCTCAACCGAAGTTGTACCTACCAATACCGGACGACCAGCCTGCACCAAAGAAACAATTTCTTCGATAACTGCGGCATATTTCTCACGTTTGGTTTTATAAACCAAATCATCTCTATCTTCGCGAGAAATTGGTCGGTTAGTTGGAATTACAACAACCTCTAATTTGTAGATGTCCCACAATTCACCAGCTTCGGTCTCTGCAGTACCTGTCATACCCGATAGCTTGTGATACATTCTAAAGTAATTCTGAAGGGTAATTGTTGCAAAAGTTTGAGTTGCAGCTTCAATTTTTACGCTCTCTTTAGCTTCAATTGCCTGATGCAAACCATCGGAGTAACGACGACCTTCCATGATACGTCCTGTTTGCTCATCAACAATTTTAACCTTACCATCAATTAACACATACTCTACATCTTTTTCGAATAATGTGTAAGCTTTTAACAACTGATTTACAGTATGAACACGTTCTGTTTTAACCGAATAAGATTGAATTAACTCATCTTTCCTATTAACTTTTTCTTCATCGGATAATGATGATTTTTCAATATCATTAATTTCAGAACCTATATCAGGTAACACAAAGAATCCCGAGTCATTGGCATCGGCACTTAATAAGTCGATTCCTTTATCTGTAAGTTCTATTGAATTTTGCTTTTCGTCAATAACAAAATACAGCTCATCGGTAATGATGTGCATGTTTTTGTTGTTCTCCTGCATGTAGAAATTTTCTGTTTTTAGCAAGATAGCTTTATTTCCCTGCTCACTTAAGTACTTAATTAAAGGTTTCATTTTTGGTAAACCTTTAAAAGTTCTTAACAACAACTTAGCACCTTCTTCATGCTCTTTTTTATCTTGGCT
This genomic interval from uncultured Marinifilum sp. contains the following:
- the lgt gene encoding prolipoprotein diacylglyceryl transferase codes for the protein MLLSILWDVDPEIFNLPINWWIFGTISVRWYGLLFALGFLLGYYIVEKMFKKEGIKLEWLDKLFLYTMIATVVGARLGHVFFYGWEFYSQHPGEILKVWHGGLASHGAAIGIIIALWFYSKNVSKKSILWILDFVVIPVALAGCFIRFGNLMNSEIIGTQTGLSWGFQFVRASIFEPNSPRHPAQLYESICYLISFGVLMYMYWKTDAKKRSGMIFGAFLVMIFTARFFIEFIKENQEAFEEGMALNMGQWLSIPFVLLGAYLLIKNLKKKIA
- the secA gene encoding preprotein translocase subunit SecA, encoding MSFINKALGKLFGNKSDRDLKELSPYLGKITKEYERVTQLSHDGLREESEKLKQHIKDYVKAETDQVNALKDKIENGGLSVNEKEDTYDQIDKIEEQIDEKIEEVLEEILPTAFAIVKDTARRFTENEEIEVTANQFDRDLAPHFDNVQIDGDKAVFFNSWTAGGTEVTWDMVHYDVQLIGGTVLHQGKIAEMATGEGKTLVATLPVFLNALTGRGVHVVTVNDYLAKRDSEWMGPLYQFHGLSVDCIDKHSPNSDERRKAYASDITFGTNNEFGFDYLRDNMATNPKDLVQRRHNYSIVDEVDSVLVDDARTPLIISGPIPRGDNQQFDVLKPEVQKLVKAQNDLVMHIFTEAKKLLASQDKKEHEEGAKLLLRTFKGLPKMKPLIKYLSEQGNKAILLKTENFYMQENNKNMHIITDELYFVIDEKQNSIELTDKGIDLLSADANDSGFFVLPDIGSEINDIEKSSLSDEEKVNRKDELIQSYSVKTERVHTVNQLLKAYTLFEKDVEYVLIDGKVKIVDEQTGRIMEGRRYSDGLHQAIEAKESVKIEAATQTFATITLQNYFRMYHKLSGMTGTAETEAGELWDIYKLEVVVIPTNRPISREDRDDLVYKTKREKYAAVIEEIVSLVQAGRPVLVGTTSVEISELLGRMLKIRGIKHNVLNAKLHQREADIVAEAGQAGTVTIATNMAGRGTDIKLSDEVKAAGGLAIIGTERHDSRRVDRQLRGRAGRQGDVGSSQFFVSLEDDLMRLFSSDRIVKLMDRMGLEDGEVIQHSMITKSIERAQKKVEENNFGIRKRLLEYDDVMNSQREVIYKRRRHALFGERIQVDIANMMYDVSEAIVNEYHGDDFEDFKMELIRTFSIESPITEEEFMKEAPAAIAEKINDIVQDTYKRKTEAIAKQAYPVIKNVYEAKAEMYENIVVPFSDGSKMFNVVTHLKKAYDTEAEDVMRSFEKVSILATIDDSWKEHLREMDDLKQSVQNASYEQKDPLLIYKFESFNLFKVMIEDVNKKVISSLMKGHIPLQDPEEVRQAEERKRDMSKLKTTKEELSSDGRHKQAPQKAEPVRNVQKVGRNEPCPCGSGKKFKHCHGKGVSA